A window of Nicotiana tabacum cultivar K326 chromosome 24, ASM71507v2, whole genome shotgun sequence contains these coding sequences:
- the LOC107788622 gene encoding abscisic acid receptor PYL4, whose translation MLPNSQNSSYLLQRINSNTSANCKQPHQLQRHSPIPCTTQVPDSVVKYHTHLVGPNQCCSAVIQRISAPVSTVWSVVRRFDNPQAYKHFVKSCHLIDGDGNVGTLREVRVISGLPAVNSTERLEILDEERHVISFSVVGGDHRLVNYRSVTTLHPEPSGNGTTTIVVESFVVDVPMGNTRDETCVFVDTIVKCNLQSLAQIAENLSRRKAP comes from the coding sequence ATGCTTCCCAATAGTCAGAATTCATCTTATTTACTCCAAAGAATCAATTCCAACACTTCAGCCAATTGTAAACAACCCCACCAACTACAGCGCCACTCACCAATACCATGCACCACCCAGGTACCAGATTCCGTCGTTAAATACCACACGCATTTAGTGGGACCCAACCAGTGCTGCTCCGCCGTGATCCAAAGAATCTCAGCCCCCGTATCCACCGTATGGTCCGTCGTCCGCCGGTTCGACAACCCACAAGCGTACAAGCACTTCGTCAAGAGCTGCCACCTCATTGACGGTGACGGTAACGTCGGTACTCTCCGTGAAGTCCGCGTTATCTCCGGGCTGCCAGCAGTAAACAGCACGGAGAGGTTAGAAATTCTTGACGAGGAGCGCCACGTCATTAGTTTCAGCGTAGTCGGTGGGGATCACCGACTCGTGAATTATCGGTCTGTTACTACTTTACATCCTGAACCTTCAGGCAATGGGACAACGACTATCGTCGTGGAATCGTTCGTTGTGGATGTTCCAATGGGTAATACTAGGGATGAAACATGTGTTTTTGTTGATACTATTGTTAAATGTAACCTTCAATCGTTAGCGCAGATCGCTGAGAATTTGAGCAGACGAAAAGCCCCATGA